TTTAGATCTTAAAAAATGGCGTAAAAAGAAGGCCTAACCATCAGCCTTTAATAATCTTATTAAAGCTTGCTGCTATTCCTTTTATAAGGGATGAACTGAAACCTTGGTGTTCCATTTCATTAAGTCCGGCTATCGTGCAACCCTTAGGGGTGGTTACTTTATCAATCTCCTGTTCAGGGTGGGTGCCTCTTTGAAGCAACAATTCTGTAGCACCTTTAACTGTTTGTGCAGCTATTAAACTGGCAGTGGCGGCATCAAAACCTATTTCTATACCGCCTTGAATATTGGCGCGGATATAACGCATTGCATAAGCTGTACCGCAGGCACCCAGTACCGTAGCCGCATCCATAAGCTTTTCATCTATCACAGTTACTCTGCCTAGATTACTAAATAGTTGCTCAACAAGTTTTATGTGATCGAGCTGAGCGTTTTGGTAGCTTAGACAGGTCATACTTTCTAAAACGGCAATGGCCGTATTGGGCATGGCCCTAAAGAGGGGAAGTTTTTTTTGAAGGACACTTTGTATGTCTTCAATAAAAATGCCTGTAACTACTGAAACCAGAATATGTTTATCGGGGTGTAAATCATTTTTGAGTCCTTCCAGTACTTCCTTTATTTGAAAAGGTTTTACAGCTATAATTACCAGATTACTATTTTGAATGGCTTCATTGTTATTGGCTGTAACTTTTACTCCTTTCTTCTCCAGCTCCCGTAAGGTAGATGGGTTTCGCTTAGTAATATATATATCAGAAGCTTGCGAATAGTTACTTTTCAATAAACCCTCGGCAAGGGCTACTCCGAGGTTGCCGCCACCAATTATGGCCACTTTTTTATTCATAAATAGTTGTTTGGAAACCTGAAGTTATAATGGGCTTAACAAAAAAACACTTGAGGTATGCCAATTTTTAATGTGGAAAACCTACCTTTGCGACCCCAAAGTAGTTCTTTATCGTCCGTTTCAAACGGAAATTGAGGAATTTGGGAGACCCGGTAGTCGCTGAGATGAAGGGTCGCTTGAACCAATAAATCAGAAGAAAATGGCAAAAGAAATCACTGGCTATGTAAAGCTTCAGTGCAAGGGTGGCCAAGCAAACCCTGCACCTCCAATTGGTCCAGCATTAGGTTCCAAAGGTGTTAACATCATGGAATTCTGTAAGCAATTCAATGCTCGGACTCAAGATAAAATGGGAAAAGTACTTCCTGTTTTATTAACTGTTTACTCAGACAAGTCTTTCGACTTCATTATCAAAACTCCTCCTGCAGCTGTACAGTTAAAGGATGCCGCTAAAATTCAAAGCGGTTCAAAAGAGCCAAACCGTAACAAGGTTGGTAAGGTAACTTGGGCTCAGATCGAAGAGATCGCAAAAGACAAGATGCCTGACCTGAATGCGTTTACTTTAGAAAGCGCCATGAGCATGGTAGCTGGTACAGCGCGTAGCATGGGTCTGACTGTTGAAGGTCAAGCTCCATGGGAAAAATAAGTTTTGAACCTCTTAAATGAATTGAAAAATGGCTTTCATTCCTAAAAAAAGAAAAGCAGTAAACGGTAAAGTTGATGCCAACAAGGTATACAGCTTGAAAGATGCTTCTACTTTAGTAAAAGAAATAAATACAACAAAGTTTGACGCTTCCGTTGACTTACATATCCGTTTAGGCGTAGATCCTAAAAAAGCTGACCAAGCTATCCGTGGTACAGTTACTTTACCTCACGGTACTGGTAAAACAAAGAAAGTATTAGTGCTTTGCGGCCCAGATTTGGAAGCTGCTGCTAAAGGTGCCGGTGCTGACTTTGTAGGTTTAGATGAGTTTGTACAAAAGATTGAAGGTGGTTGGACTGATGTTGATGTAATCATCGCTACTCCAGCTGTAATGCCTAAGATCGGTCGTTTAGGTAAAATCTTAGGTCCTCGTAACCTGATGCCAAACCCTAAAACTGGTACAGTTACTAACGATGTGGCTGGTGCTGTAAATGAAGTTAAAGGCGGTAAGATCGCGTTTAAAGTTGATAAAGCTGGTATCATCCATGCTTCTATCGGTCGCGTTTCTTTCTCTCCAGAAAAAATTGCTGAAAACAGCCAAGAGCTGATCAACGCAATTATCAAGGCAAAGCCTTCAACTGCAAAAGGTACTTACCTGAAAGGGTTGACTATGGCCAGCACAATGAGCCCTGGTATTACTGTAGACACTAAATCTTTTGTTCACTAATTCAGGTGATTAATTCACTAATCATCTAAAACTTATTATCATGACTAAAGAACAAAAAAATGAAGTAATAGAAGCGTTGAAAGAGAAATTTTCTCAATACAACAACTTCTATGTTACCAATACTGAATCCCTTTCTGTTGAGCAAGTAACCAAATTGCGTCGTGCTTGCTTTAACAAAAATGTGGAAATGCGTGTGGCTAAGAACACGCTGATCAAGAAAGCATTAGAATCTTTAAATAACGAAAGCTATACTGGTGTTTACGATTCTTTAAACAATGTAACTGCTTTGTTGTTTTCTGAAAATCCAAAAGAACCAGCTTTGATCATCTCTTCTTTCCGTACGGAGAGCAAAGGTGAGAAGCCTGAGCTGAAGGCTGCTTTCATCAATGGTGATATTTACACTGGCGACAACAACCTGGTTACATTAACAAAGATCAAGACGAAGAACGAGTTGATCGGAGAAGTTATTGGCTTGTTGCAATCTCCAGCGAAGCGTGTATTGGCTGCTTTGTTGCACCATCACGAAAAGCAAGCTAACGGTGGCACTGCTGAAGCAGAAGCACCTGCAGCTGAATAATTAGCTAATTAGCTAATGTGAAAATTAGCTGATGATATAACCCAGGCCTGAGGGTCAATAAAGGCAAATTTTTTTAATAACATCCTCCGGAGTCTAAAACAATGAAGGGGGAAAAAATTTTAAACAATGGCAGACGTTAAACAACTTGCTGAACAATTAGTAGGCCTTACTGTTAAAGAAGTACAGGAATTGGCTGATTTCATGAAATCTGAGTACGGTATCGAGCCTGCTGCTGCTACTGTAGTAGCTGGTCCTGCTGGTCCTGCTGCAGCTGCTGCTGAAGAAAAAACTTCATTCAATGTTATCCTGAAAAGCGGTGGTGCTTCTAAACTGAACGTAGTTAAGATCGTTAAAGACTTGACTGGTTTAGGTCTGAAAGAAGCTAAAGATTTAGTAGACGGTGCTCCAAAACCTGTTAAAGAAGGTGTTGACAAAGCAACTGCTGAAGACATCGCTGCTAAGCTGAAAGAAGCTGGTGCTGAAGTTGAAATCGCTTAATTCTATTTCAACAATATACTAGAACCCCGCATTAGCGGGGTTTTTGTTTATAAGGGCTCGTTATCAATCTCTCATTTAGAGAATAAAGTAGGGTGAGATCTTAGTGTAAGTGGCCTCATCAATAATGAGTATCTTCTTTAAATCCTCAATAGTTTTAAATTCTCCGTGCTGGTTCCGGTATTCTATAATTGCATTAGCCAATTGCCATTTAATGTAAGGGTGGGCCTTTAGCTCCTCTTTTGTTGCAGTATTTAGGTTGAACTTTTTGACTGAAAGTGTATTTAACTGTAAATATCCTTTTATGGCTTGATAAGTTGAGTCTGGCAGGCCATAGGTTTCTTTAATTTGCTCAATTGAATGGAATCCACCTAATTTGTCTCTGAAGTTTACAATTCGGTTGGCTAACTTACTGCCAATGCCAGGAAGAGCAATGTAAGCTCCTGTATCTGCACTGTTTATATCCACTATTTCTATTTTTTTCTCTTTCCTTTCATATGTGTAGGTTGGGTTGGTATAGTTGCGTTCATATTTGCTCTCTACCGAAGTAACTTGAATGTAATTAGCTATGTAGTTATAAAAACCTTCGGGCAAACCCCATATCTTTTGAAGATCTTCCGGTTTATAAAACCTTCCACCTTTGTTCCTATAATTGATAATTGTTCTAATGGTTCGCTCTCTAAGTCCCAACTTAGCCCACCCCTCAGCTGGTAATGTATTTGGATCAAAAACAAAGCGTTTACCTTTGGTAAAACCTGGCATACTGCTGGGCTCATAATTGTAAGAGGTAATACTTCTCGTTTCTGAATTGGTTTCATTTTGGTGTTGTACAGTATCCAGCATACGTGCAATGGTTGGATCAATAGGGGTAGGGGGATGGTAAGTACGGGAGAAAAACCTGGGCAAAAAGCAGATGATCAGGATCAAGGATAAAACAAAATAAATTCCTATTCGGTCCTTTTTAGTAAAAGTCAGATAGTCTCGAAGGATTTGTTTCGGACTCATGCAGTTAGTTTGATTTCTGAAAATTATCTAAAAATTTGTGGCTTAATATTTGTTGTCGTGAAAAATTCTGGTTTTCCCAGCAAAATTCTTACTTTTGCTGTCCTTTAGTTTTGGCCAAAAACAATTTTGACGTTACAATACATTCTCAAGTAATTGATTTTCAATAGCTTTTATTTTTCAAATAAGAGCCTGAGAAAGTCTTGTCTCGTTTAAAACAAAAACCGGTTTTTATACATATGTCTGCTACAACAATGAATCAAAGGATCAATTTCGGAAAAATTGGAAACATTGCCGATACTCCTGATCTTCTGGCAGTTCAAATTCAATCCTTTAAAGAGTTTTTTCAGCTTGAAACAACTCCTGACAAACGAAACATTGAAGGCCTGTTCCGTGTGTTTAAGGAAAACTTTCCTATCACTGACACCCGTAACATTTTCGTTCTGGAATTTTTGGACTACTTTATCGATCCGCCTCGTTATACTATTGAAGAGTGTATGGAGCGTGGTTTGACGTACGCTGTGCCTTTAAAAGCAAAGCTGCGCTTAAGCTGTAATGATGAGGAGCATATCGATTTCCAAACAATCGTGCAGGATGTATTCTTAGGAAATATCCCCTACATGACTCCACGTGGTACGTTTGTTATCAACGGTGCTGAGCGTGTAGTAGTTTCTCAATTACACCGTTCTCCTGGTGTATTCTTCGGTCAGTCAGTTCACCCAAACGGTACTAAGATTTACTCTGCGAGAGTAATTCCGTTCAAAGGTGCCTGGATGGAATTTGCTACAGACATTAACAATGTGATGTATGCATACATTGACCGTAAGAAAAAGTTCCCGGTAACTACTTTATTGCGTTCAATTGGTTATGAAACCGATAAAGACATTCTGGAGTTGTTCGGAATGGCTGACGAGGTAAAAGGAGATAAGAAATCATTACAGAAGTTTGAAGGTCGCCGCTTAGCTGCGCGTGTATTACGTAGCTGGGTAGAAGACTTCGTGGATGAGGATACCGGTGAGGTGGTTTCTATTGAGCGTAATGAAGTGATCTTGGATCGTGATCAGATCTTAGATGCAGAAGCTATTGATACTATTTCTGAAATGGATATCAAGAGCATCTTCGTGCAAAAAGAAGATGTAGGTGGCGATTACGCTATTATCTATAACACGTTAAATAAAGATACCTCTAACTCAGAGCTGGAAGCCGTACAGGTAATCTACCGTCAATTGCGCGGTGCTGATGCTCCTGATAACGAAACAGCGAGAGGTATTATCGATAAATTATTCTTCTCTGATAAGCGTTATGATCTAGGTGAAGTTGGTCGTTATAAGATCAACCGTAAGCTAGGTTTGCACTCTCCTGTTGAGCAAAAAACGCTGACAAAAGAAGATATCATTGAAATCATTAAGTATCTGGTTCGCTTAACTAATGGTAAAGCGGAAATTGATGATATTGATCACCTGAGCAACCGTCGCGTACGTACAGTAGGTGAGCAGTTATACGCTCAGTTTGGTGTAGGTCTTGCTCGTATGGCTCGTACTATTCGTGAAAGAATGAACGTACGTGATAACGAGGTATTTACGCCAGTTGATTTGATCAATGCCAGAACACTTTCTTCTGTAATCAACTCGTTCTTTGGAACTTCTCAGTTGTCTCAGTTCTTAGACCAAACCAACCCGCTTTCAGAAATCACGCATAAACGTCGTATTTCAGCGCTCGGACCAGGTGGTTTAAGCCGTGAGAGAGCAGGTTTCGAGGTACGTGACGTACACTATAGCCACTATGGTCGTTTGTGTACTATTGAAACACCGGAAGGTCCAAACATTGGTTTGATCTCTACACTTTGTGTACACGCTAAGATCAACGAGATGGGCTTCATTGAAACGCCTTACCGTAAAGTTGATAACGGTAAAGTGAACATGAAGCAATTGACTTTCTTAAGTGCTGAAGAAGAAGATACGGCAAAGATTGCACAGGCTAACGTGCCTGTTGATGAAAAAGGCAACTTCGTTGAAGATAGAATTGTGAGCCGTGAAACGGGTGACTTCCCAATTCTAGATAAAAACGAAGTAGAATATATGGACGTAGCACCTAACCAGATTGTTGGTTTAAGTGCTTCATTGATTCCGTTCTTAGAGCATGATGATGCTAACCGTGCCCTGATGGGATCAAACATGCAACGTCAGGCTGTACCATTATTGCGTCCAGACGTACCTGTTGTAGGTACTGGTTTGGAAGCTAAGGCAGCTCGTGACGCACGTATTCAGATTCATTCGGAAGGAGAGGGTGTAGTAGAGTTTGTTGATGCAAACGAAATTCATGTTCGTTACAATCGCAACGATGAGCAACGT
This genomic interval from Flavisolibacter tropicus contains the following:
- the proC gene encoding pyrroline-5-carboxylate reductase; the encoded protein is MNKKVAIIGGGNLGVALAEGLLKSNYSQASDIYITKRNPSTLRELEKKGVKVTANNNEAIQNSNLVIIAVKPFQIKEVLEGLKNDLHPDKHILVSVVTGIFIEDIQSVLQKKLPLFRAMPNTAIAVLESMTCLSYQNAQLDHIKLVEQLFSNLGRVTVIDEKLMDAATVLGACGTAYAMRYIRANIQGGIEIGFDAATASLIAAQTVKGATELLLQRGTHPEQEIDKVTTPKGCTIAGLNEMEHQGFSSSLIKGIAASFNKIIKG
- the rplK gene encoding 50S ribosomal protein L11; the protein is MAKEITGYVKLQCKGGQANPAPPIGPALGSKGVNIMEFCKQFNARTQDKMGKVLPVLLTVYSDKSFDFIIKTPPAAVQLKDAAKIQSGSKEPNRNKVGKVTWAQIEEIAKDKMPDLNAFTLESAMSMVAGTARSMGLTVEGQAPWEK
- the rplA gene encoding 50S ribosomal protein L1: MAFIPKKRKAVNGKVDANKVYSLKDASTLVKEINTTKFDASVDLHIRLGVDPKKADQAIRGTVTLPHGTGKTKKVLVLCGPDLEAAAKGAGADFVGLDEFVQKIEGGWTDVDVIIATPAVMPKIGRLGKILGPRNLMPNPKTGTVTNDVAGAVNEVKGGKIAFKVDKAGIIHASIGRVSFSPEKIAENSQELINAIIKAKPSTAKGTYLKGLTMASTMSPGITVDTKSFVH
- the rplJ gene encoding 50S ribosomal protein L10 gives rise to the protein MTKEQKNEVIEALKEKFSQYNNFYVTNTESLSVEQVTKLRRACFNKNVEMRVAKNTLIKKALESLNNESYTGVYDSLNNVTALLFSENPKEPALIISSFRTESKGEKPELKAAFINGDIYTGDNNLVTLTKIKTKNELIGEVIGLLQSPAKRVLAALLHHHEKQANGGTAEAEAPAAE
- the rplL gene encoding 50S ribosomal protein L7/L12, with amino-acid sequence MADVKQLAEQLVGLTVKEVQELADFMKSEYGIEPAAATVVAGPAGPAAAAAEEKTSFNVILKSGGASKLNVVKIVKDLTGLGLKEAKDLVDGAPKPVKEGVDKATAEDIAAKLKEAGAEVEIA
- a CDS encoding ComEA family DNA-binding protein; its protein translation is MSPKQILRDYLTFTKKDRIGIYFVLSLILIICFLPRFFSRTYHPPTPIDPTIARMLDTVQHQNETNSETRSITSYNYEPSSMPGFTKGKRFVFDPNTLPAEGWAKLGLRERTIRTIINYRNKGGRFYKPEDLQKIWGLPEGFYNYIANYIQVTSVESKYERNYTNPTYTYERKEKKIEIVDINSADTGAYIALPGIGSKLANRIVNFRDKLGGFHSIEQIKETYGLPDSTYQAIKGYLQLNTLSVKKFNLNTATKEELKAHPYIKWQLANAIIEYRNQHGEFKTIEDLKKILIIDEATYTKISPYFIL
- the rpoB gene encoding DNA-directed RNA polymerase subunit beta; the encoded protein is MSATTMNQRINFGKIGNIADTPDLLAVQIQSFKEFFQLETTPDKRNIEGLFRVFKENFPITDTRNIFVLEFLDYFIDPPRYTIEECMERGLTYAVPLKAKLRLSCNDEEHIDFQTIVQDVFLGNIPYMTPRGTFVINGAERVVVSQLHRSPGVFFGQSVHPNGTKIYSARVIPFKGAWMEFATDINNVMYAYIDRKKKFPVTTLLRSIGYETDKDILELFGMADEVKGDKKSLQKFEGRRLAARVLRSWVEDFVDEDTGEVVSIERNEVILDRDQILDAEAIDTISEMDIKSIFVQKEDVGGDYAIIYNTLNKDTSNSELEAVQVIYRQLRGADAPDNETARGIIDKLFFSDKRYDLGEVGRYKINRKLGLHSPVEQKTLTKEDIIEIIKYLVRLTNGKAEIDDIDHLSNRRVRTVGEQLYAQFGVGLARMARTIRERMNVRDNEVFTPVDLINARTLSSVINSFFGTSQLSQFLDQTNPLSEITHKRRISALGPGGLSRERAGFEVRDVHYSHYGRLCTIETPEGPNIGLISTLCVHAKINEMGFIETPYRKVDNGKVNMKQLTFLSAEEEDTAKIAQANVPVDEKGNFVEDRIVSRETGDFPILDKNEVEYMDVAPNQIVGLSASLIPFLEHDDANRALMGSNMQRQAVPLLRPDVPVVGTGLEAKAARDARIQIHSEGEGVVEFVDANEIHVRYNRNDEQRLVSFEDDLKVYRLTKFIKTNQETSINLKPAVKKGQKVVEGDFLTEGYATRNGELALGKNLKVAFMPWKGYNFEDAIVISERVVKEDMFTSVHISEYELEVRDTKLGEEELTPDIPNVSEEATKDLDENGIIRIGAQIKEGDILIGKITPKGESDPTPEEKLLRAIFGDKAGDAKDASLKAPNGVEGVVIGKKLFQRAKKDKNAKVREKAAIEKLEKVHEKNVSDLMEVLLDKLLTLLKDKASAGVSNNFGEVLIGKGSKFTQKNLSGIDYMNVNPLGWSGDAKIDDQINILLHNYSIKYNEELGRYKREKFNISIGDELPAGVLKLAKVYIAVKRKLKVGDKMAGRHGNKGIVAKIVRAEDMPFLEDGTPVDIVLNPLGVPSRMNLGQIYETVLGWAGMELSTKFETPIFDGASTDDIAKFCEQAGIPMFGHTYLYDGETGERFHQKATVGVIYVIKLHHMVDDKMHARSIGPYSLITQQPLGGKAQFGGQRFGEMEVWALEAYGASNILQELLTIKSDDIIGRAKTYEAIVKGENIPRAGVPESFNVLVHELRGLGLDLKFHD